The Brasilonema sennae CENA114 genome includes a region encoding these proteins:
- a CDS encoding VOC family protein codes for MFHPIFHLAFPVRNLEESKNFYVNTFGAKIGRVRDKWIDVFLFEAQITLHEQPSEVLAMTKHGVRHFGAVLAWSDWEALANRLDKMRVQFKVKPNVSFVGTDAEQAKMLLSDPSGNVIEVKAYRNLSVALEMEDLQECSATEV; via the coding sequence ATGTTCCACCCAATCTTTCATCTTGCCTTTCCCGTCCGAAACCTCGAAGAATCTAAGAACTTTTATGTCAACACCTTCGGGGCCAAGATCGGTCGTGTCCGTGATAAGTGGATTGATGTATTTCTCTTTGAAGCTCAGATTACTTTGCACGAACAACCCTCTGAAGTGTTAGCGATGACAAAGCATGGCGTGCGTCACTTCGGCGCGGTTTTGGCGTGGAGTGATTGGGAGGCTCTTGCAAATCGTCTTGATAAAATGAGGGTTCAGTTCAAGGTAAAGCCAAATGTTTCTTTTGTGGGTACCGACGCAGAGCAAGCGAAGATGCTATTAAGTGATCCCAGTGGAAATGTGATCGAAGTAAAGGCATACAGAAATCTATCAGTCGCCTTGGAAATGGAAGATTTGCAAGAGTGTTCAGCAACCGAGGTTTAA